The Psychrobacter raelei genome contains the following window.
ACAGTACCTTGACCACACTGAGATCTACCAAAGGCGCAGCGGCTGCCTCTGTCAGCAGTCATGTGCCCCAAACCAATGACCATGATGCTCTATTGACCGATGGCTTCTCAAGGCGCTTGACCTATTTGCGCCTGTCGATTACTGATTTTTGTAATTTTCGCTGTGGCTATTGTCTGCCCAATGGCTATCAAGGCAGGCGTCCGGATAATGAGCTGACTTTGCAAGAGATTGAGGTATTGATTAAGGCTTTTGCTCAAGTGGGCACAAAAAAGGTGCGTTTAACCGGTGGCGAGCCATCTATCCGAAAAGATGTCACTCAAATTATTGAGCAAGTCAAAGCCACGCCCGGCATCCAAACTGTGGCGATGACCAGCAATGGCTATAAACTGGGCAAGCACATCACCAATTGGCAACAAGCCGGCCTTGATCAATTAAATATCAGTGTTGATAGCTTTGATCCGGCCACGTTTAAGCAAATGACCGGTTTTGATATGTTGCCGCAGCTGCTACAGGACATGGATACGCTGCTAGAGACGACTGATATTAAGCTCAAGCTCAATGGTATCTTGATGGAAGAGACCGCTTACGACAGTCTGCTTGCGGCCCTAGACTATGTCAAAACGCGTCCGGTTACTTACCGCTTTATCGAGTTTATGCAGACCACCGACAACAGTGATCTATTTTTTGCGCAGCATGCACAGTCAGCGCTGATTACTGATTATTTGCTAAGTCATGGCTGGCAAGCGCAGGATAGAGGCCAAAATGATGGCCCAGCCATAGAGTACACTCACCCCGATTATGTGGGCCGTATTGGTATGATTGCCCCCTATGCGGCGCACTTTTGTGACAGCTGTAATCGACTGCGGGTCAGCAGCCTGGGTAAGGTGCATTTGTGCTTATTTGATCAAGGCAACTATGATATCCGTCAGTATTTACAGCAGCAAGATGTGGCGGGTCTGGTACAAAAACTCCATGAATTTATGCCGATAAAACCTGAGCACCATCACTTGGCAGAATCCGACAGTGGCATTATGCACAACTTATCGATGATTGGTGGTTAACAGGATTGGCGGCTAAGCCAAAAGGTACGTTTGCAAGACATCTGTTTAAATCTTAATTGTTTTCCCTGTTATTTAAGGCGCTTTTATGTCAAAAGAAAAAGTATTTACTCCGTTAAATGTGGCGGTATTGACCGTCTCTGATAGCCGTACGTTAGAGCAAGATACGTCAGGTCAGTATCTGGTGGACTCGCTGCAAGAAGCGGGGCACAACCTGGCTGATCGTCAGTTAATTACCGATGATATTTACAAAATCCGAGCCGTGATTAGTGGCTGGATTGCTGATCCTGAGGTGCATGCGGTGATGACCACGGGCGGTACGGGGTTTTATATCCGTGACAGCATGCCTGAAGCGGTCAGCGTGTTATTTGACAAAAAAATCGACGGCTTTGGTGAGATGTTCCGTTTGATCTCCAAGGATGAGATTGGCATGTCAACGGTGCAATCGCGCGCCATTGCTGGTATGGCCAATAACACAGTGATTTTTTGTCTGCCAGGCTCATCAGGCGCTTGCCGTACCGGTTGGACCAAGATTATCAAAGATCAGTTAGACAGCCGCACTGGCCCTTGTAACTTTGTGCCGCATTTAATGCGCGTTAACCCAGGCCACGATTAGTTATATGACAGACGCCTTGCTGCGCAGACTGGACGCAAAGCCTTTAGCGGGGGTGGTTATCCTCGCCGGCGGCTTATCGACGCGTATGGGCGCACCTAAGGCGCTATTAAAGCTGCCTTGTGGTGACACCTTGCTACAGTATCATGTGCGCAGGGCGTCGCAGCTTGGGGTGCCAATTTTAATTGCTGATAACGGGCAGGGGTTTGCTACGCACATACAGGCTGAGCACAGTGTTGCTAATAACGAGGGCGGTAATAAAGAGGGCGGTAATACAGCGGGCGGTATTCGTCATATTGCCGATTATCAGCCGTGCAGCCGCTCGTTACAGGCTAAAGCCAATGCCAATGCCAATGAGAAGCATTCAGCAGGGCCACTGGGCGCTATCTTGGCCGGCATGCAGCAGCTGTTGCAAGATAACCAGACGGATAGTCGCTTTACTGATATAGGTAGCCACTCTGATGCTGGCTCACAATGGATGCTGGTGGTCAGCTGCGATAGCTTAGTAAATGGCGTTGATATTTGGCAGTATTTGACTGAAAAAAAGGCTCAAAGCGTATCAAGCAGTGTTGATGCCGTTAATGAGGATAATGCACCGCCGCAAATGTATTGTCTGGCCGATAACGAGCGAGACTATCCGTTATTGGGCTTGTATCAGTTAAGTCTGTTTTCATCACTAAAGTCTTATTTAGACAGCGGCGAGCGCCGAGTGATGCGCTTTATTGACCCCATCAGCCAGTCGCTGCCCATGCCGCAAGCTTGGTACACGCGCTCTAATTTAAATACCCCGCAGCAGTTTCAATTGGCTTGTGAGGAGTTGTAAATAAAGCTCGTACGGTTATCGACTATTAAATGTTAAATGTTAAATGTTAAATGCCGAATATTAAATGTTGAATGTTGAATATTGAAACCAGCCTTGAAACCAGCCAAAGTTACTCAAAGCCAAGATTATTCAAGGCTAAGGTTATTCAAAGCTGTTGCAAGCTATAGCCACTTTCTCAATAAAATTTAACCCAGTTAAGCTGAACATTTTAGGTCAAAGCTCTTATGTCACTATTAAACTCTGAATCAAATTCTGAATTAACTTCTGAATTAACTTCTGAACAAAGCACGCCAGATTTAGCAAGCAACTCTGTTCAAACGCATGCCCACAAGCTATCGCACTTAGATGCCGATGGCGATATTCATATGGTGGATGTGGGACATAAGACAGTGACCACGCGTGAAGCGGTGGCGCAGGGTTATGTGGTGTTTCCACAAGACATCTATAGCCAGATAAAAGCGGCCGATGGCATGACCAAGAAGGGCAGCATCACTCAGACGGCTCATATCGCCGGTATTATGGCCGCCAAGCGCACCCATGATCTAATCCCACTGTGTCATCCGCTGCCACTTGATAAGGTGGGCTTAAGCTTTAGCTATGAGGATGAGGCATGCGCCATCAAGGTTACCTCCACAGTGCGTGTCACCCATAAGACTGGGGTGGAGATGGAGGCGTTAACGGCGGTGAGTGTGGCCTGCTTGACCATTTATGATATGACTAAGGCGTTATCGCACGACATTATTATCGATGACATGCGCTTGGTGACTAAGACTGGTGGCAAGTCTGACTATCAAAGCACTTAGCTGAGCTTAAAATGGGTTGAATTGAACTGGATTGAATTTGCTTTGACGCTAAATAGATGAGGTAGCTGTCACTGGTCGTTATGTTAGGAGCATCCAACAGGTGTGGCCAGATACCAATAAAATAACGACCAGTCACATAGCGTTAAACTGTTTTTTTATATCAATAATTTTTTGTATTAATTTTCTGTATCACTAAAAAGCGACTAAATAGGCTGAGTACACTATGAATATTACGGTTTTGTTTTTTGCAAGCTTGGCAGAAAAAGCGCAACAAGGTCAGCAGCAATTAAGCGTAGAGGGTAAGTTAAGCTTGCCTGAGCTTTATGCAAAGTTAACACAAGATCACGGCTTTACGCTTGAGCCTGCCAAGGTGCGTGTGGCCATTAATGATGAGTTTGCCAGTTGGGATGATGTCATTAATGATGGCGATACCATTGCCTTTATTCCACCTGTGGCCGGTGGTTAGCCGTTTAGATAAATAATTGTTGGAGTAACACATGGACAGTCAATCTGCTTTGGACACGGCCAATCAGCCGCATCAGCAGGCAAGTAGCATATCGCACAGCGTAGAGGAGGTATATCAGCTGGCACAGTCTCAAGGCTTTGCGCTGCTTGATGAGGCCATTGATGCTGAGCGCCTAAAAGATATGCTGCAAGATGATCAGTGCGGCGCTTTGGCCACCTTTGAGGGCTGGGTACGCAATCACAATAACGACAGCCAAGTGACCCGCCTGACCTATTACGGTTATGAAAAATTGGCGATTAACCAAGGCAAACTGATTATTGAGGAAGCCAAGCGCTTATTCGATATCGAAAATGCGGTAGCGATTCATCGCATAGGGGCGTTAGGAATTGGTGATATGGCGGTGTGGGTTGGGGTGTCCTCTAAGCACCGTTATCCTGCCTTTGATGCTTGCAAATGGATATTAGACACCATTAAGGCCGATATTCCGGTATGGAAGCAAGAGTATTATCAAGATGAGTCTTCTAAATGGCTAAGTAACAATGGTTAAGTGACAATGGTTAAGAAACAATGGCTAAGTAACAATGGTTAAGTGACAATGGCTAATAAAACAGAGTTAATTTAAGAAACTTAGTCTTAGATCCAATAACTAATAAAAATCCAGCTTATGCTGGATTTTTTATGGGTCACTGTTCTATAGAGTAGCTATCTTTTGGGCTTAGGCGGCGAGTGATTTGTCGTTGTTAATGAGCCTTCATTGACCTGACGATTGATACTGGCAATCAGACCCACCAGTATGATGCCTAGTAACACCAACAACAGTGACATGGTGTGTGCCATGTCATAGTTAAGCGCTTCGACCTGCTCATAGATGGCAATGGAGATGACCTTGGTCTCTCCGGCGATACTGCCACCAATCATCAGCGCCACCCCAAACTCACCAATGGTATGCGCAAAGCTAATCAGGCTGCCTAAGATAATGCCAGTCTTAGCTTGAGGTAAGGATACGGCGGTAAATCGGCGCAATCGGCTGGGTTCAAGCAGCAGTGCCATGTCACTTACGCTTTTGGGGATACGTAAAAACTGGGCATACACCGGCTGCATATAAAAGGGCAGTGAATATATGATGGAGCCCACCACCAAGCCTTTAAAGGTAAATGCCAGAGCGCCGATGTCATGTGCCATAAGCCATTTACCCAGTGCAAAGTTGGGACTGAGCAGCAGCAGCAAATAAAAGCCAAGCACTGTAGGTGGTAACACTAAAGGCATGGCGATAATGCCTATCAGCATAATCTTAATACGCGCGATCAGGTTGCTAGAGGAGGGCTTGGCCAGCCAATAGGCCAGTGGAGTCGCAAACAGCAGTAAGCACAAGGTGGTGATGGCAGCAAGCTTGAGGCTTAACCATAGCGGAAGCAGCATGTCAGAGAGTTGAGGCGACAGAGGTGACATAAAATCAGCAAGACCACAGGCTTAAAGCAGTAAATGAAAGGAACTCATACAGCATAGCAATATTTGCCCGCTTTACCTAGTGCTAAGCGGGCGTTAAACGGTTATGGCCTTGTCATCTGGTTAATTTAGTTCATCTATGTTGCTTGCTGCTATGCTGGCTACCATATTGGCTACTATGTTTATGTTGGCTACTATGCTCGCTACTTTGCTGAGCCAGAGGCAGTATGGCCTGCATTTACCGGTAAGTATCCGGCGTCTGCAAACAGTTTTTGCGCCGGCTTGGACTGCAAATAATGGCTAAAGTCGATGGCGGCGGCACTGTCACTTACCACGATACCGTCTTGCAAGATGGCCGGATAGCTGCCTGGCTGTAGAATTAGATAGTTTGAGGGGGCCACCTTGGCACTGATCAATTGGGATAACGCCACAAACCCATAGTCGGTACTGGCGGTGTGCGCATATTGGAAGGCCTGACCAATGTTCTCTGCTTGGATAATGGTTTTATTGCCATTTAGGCTGTCATAAATGCCTTGCTGCTGTAAAAAGGCTTTGGCCGATGCCCCATAAGGTGCCAGCTCTGGATTGGCTAGGGTAATTTTAATGGGCGTTTTGCTTTGATTGGGCTGAGTGATGAATAACTGCTGCAGGCTGGCTGTGTCTAAGGTTTTAACGGTGCTGATATCTTGGTTGCTGCTATACAGCGCCAATTGGCCGCGTGCATAGGTAAAAGGTGGCTGTACAGTGACGTTAGCAGTGGCTTGCTGCTGAGCATATTTGGCCGGGAAGTCTTGATCAGCGGATAAAAACAAATCATAAGGTGCGCCGGAGTTAATCTGTGCAAACAGCTTACCCGATGAGGCATAGGTCACTTCAATCTTTGGCTTGGGAGTACTCGTAGCATCTGGGTTATGAGCCTCTTCGCTTTGATAGGCGTCAATCACTGCCGGTAATACGCCAGCTAAGTTGGCTGCGGCGGCAATGCGCATGACCTCGCTAGATTGGGCTTTATTGGTATTGCTATCAGCCTGCGGGGCGGCGTCGGTTTTTTCAGGGCTATTGGTGCCAGAGCAACTGGCCAGCAGCAATAAAGTGGGCAGGGTAGCGATAAGTTTTAAAGATGTTTTCATAAGTAATCTACAGTGAGGGAGAAGGGTGTGGGCAGTTTTATATGAGTTATATGAGTTATATTCTGCCTGAATTCTTAAGCTTTACCAATAACACTTTAGAGTAGGTCGCTAATTAAAAAAAGCCGAGCAACTGCTCAGCT
Protein-coding sequences here:
- the moaA gene encoding GTP 3',8-cyclase MoaA, yielding MTLLNSNLGKARLYTPSPNSVMFDGHVPLSSAHALLHPTVNSFNALTHSTTPSAASTSFAWPKAIKPADFMSPFTQLAHSTLTTLRSTKGAAAASVSSHVPQTNDHDALLTDGFSRRLTYLRLSITDFCNFRCGYCLPNGYQGRRPDNELTLQEIEVLIKAFAQVGTKKVRLTGGEPSIRKDVTQIIEQVKATPGIQTVAMTSNGYKLGKHITNWQQAGLDQLNISVDSFDPATFKQMTGFDMLPQLLQDMDTLLETTDIKLKLNGILMEETAYDSLLAALDYVKTRPVTYRFIEFMQTTDNSDLFFAQHAQSALITDYLLSHGWQAQDRGQNDGPAIEYTHPDYVGRIGMIAPYAAHFCDSCNRLRVSSLGKVHLCLFDQGNYDIRQYLQQQDVAGLVQKLHEFMPIKPEHHHLAESDSGIMHNLSMIGG
- the moaB gene encoding molybdenum cofactor biosynthesis protein B, whose product is MSKEKVFTPLNVAVLTVSDSRTLEQDTSGQYLVDSLQEAGHNLADRQLITDDIYKIRAVISGWIADPEVHAVMTTGGTGFYIRDSMPEAVSVLFDKKIDGFGEMFRLISKDEIGMSTVQSRAIAGMANNTVIFCLPGSSGACRTGWTKIIKDQLDSRTGPCNFVPHLMRVNPGHD
- the mobA gene encoding molybdenum cofactor guanylyltransferase, with product MTDALLRRLDAKPLAGVVILAGGLSTRMGAPKALLKLPCGDTLLQYHVRRASQLGVPILIADNGQGFATHIQAEHSVANNEGGNKEGGNTAGGIRHIADYQPCSRSLQAKANANANEKHSAGPLGAILAGMQQLLQDNQTDSRFTDIGSHSDAGSQWMLVVSCDSLVNGVDIWQYLTEKKAQSVSSSVDAVNEDNAPPQMYCLADNERDYPLLGLYQLSLFSSLKSYLDSGERRVMRFIDPISQSLPMPQAWYTRSNLNTPQQFQLACEEL
- the moaC gene encoding cyclic pyranopterin monophosphate synthase MoaC; this translates as MSLLNSESNSELTSELTSEQSTPDLASNSVQTHAHKLSHLDADGDIHMVDVGHKTVTTREAVAQGYVVFPQDIYSQIKAADGMTKKGSITQTAHIAGIMAAKRTHDLIPLCHPLPLDKVGLSFSYEDEACAIKVTSTVRVTHKTGVEMEALTAVSVACLTIYDMTKALSHDIIIDDMRLVTKTGGKSDYQST
- the moaD gene encoding molybdopterin converting factor subunit 1 codes for the protein MNITVLFFASLAEKAQQGQQQLSVEGKLSLPELYAKLTQDHGFTLEPAKVRVAINDEFASWDDVINDGDTIAFIPPVAGG
- a CDS encoding molybdenum cofactor biosynthesis protein MoaE, whose protein sequence is MDSQSALDTANQPHQQASSISHSVEEVYQLAQSQGFALLDEAIDAERLKDMLQDDQCGALATFEGWVRNHNNDSQVTRLTYYGYEKLAINQGKLIIEEAKRLFDIENAVAIHRIGALGIGDMAVWVGVSSKHRYPAFDACKWILDTIKADIPVWKQEYYQDESSKWLSNNG
- the modB gene encoding molybdate ABC transporter permease subunit, whose product is MSPLSPQLSDMLLPLWLSLKLAAITTLCLLLFATPLAYWLAKPSSSNLIARIKIMLIGIIAMPLVLPPTVLGFYLLLLLSPNFALGKWLMAHDIGALAFTFKGLVVGSIIYSLPFYMQPVYAQFLRIPKSVSDMALLLEPSRLRRFTAVSLPQAKTGIILGSLISFAHTIGEFGVALMIGGSIAGETKVISIAIYEQVEALNYDMAHTMSLLLVLLGIILVGLIASINRQVNEGSLTTTNHSPPKPKR
- the modA gene encoding molybdate ABC transporter substrate-binding protein; translation: MKTSLKLIATLPTLLLLASCSGTNSPEKTDAAPQADSNTNKAQSSEVMRIAAAANLAGVLPAVIDAYQSEEAHNPDATSTPKPKIEVTYASSGKLFAQINSGAPYDLFLSADQDFPAKYAQQQATANVTVQPPFTYARGQLALYSSNQDISTVKTLDTASLQQLFITQPNQSKTPIKITLANPELAPYGASAKAFLQQQGIYDSLNGNKTIIQAENIGQAFQYAHTASTDYGFVALSQLISAKVAPSNYLILQPGSYPAILQDGIVVSDSAAAIDFSHYLQSKPAQKLFADAGYLPVNAGHTASGSAK